One part of the Candidatus Borreliella tachyglossi genome encodes these proteins:
- a CDS encoding 30S ribosomal protein S1 — MENQEDLQENYLKVLEKVELGSNVSGIVVNIMKDYVLVDIGYKSEGFIKIDEFETIPSVGDRLDAIVARIGGELGLILSVEKLDSLNFQDKVDEYIASRKVLKGKVLFELPSGYKIQINGNITGFMPSYLSSKSRDEKLKRGSIVEFYVIEANKTDGLKLIFDRRTLEKDREILRRRELVGAYNEGDIVDGVVERLTDYGAIIKVRDFVLGVLHKRNIAFNRVENIENFINVGDKLRLQIIRLNTTTGKMELSLKALKANPWDFVESKYEVGSIVKGKVIKILPFGAVVELDSEISGFLHISNFSWVKVIKSAQEVVKIGQIIEVKILEIDRESQKISLGIKQVNGNPWDTLSERFSVGKVVQGVVKNITKTGAFVNIEEGVDAYISKFDISWVEDIDSEDYFNLGSSISGKVIEFDAKRQNIRLGIKQLEENPWDDFSKSYKKGDSLEVEVIEKKSKGVQVRVYNKIMGFISKIQLGDTKESSLDTFENLNVGDKLKVIITSIDFKNKLVLLSYREYKSQESREEVSSYLFRENDEESYKPFASLLKRDIDV, encoded by the coding sequence ATGGAAAATCAGGAAGATTTACAAGAAAATTATCTAAAGGTTCTTGAGAAAGTAGAACTTGGGAGTAATGTTTCTGGTATTGTTGTAAATATTATGAAGGATTATGTACTTGTAGATATTGGTTATAAATCTGAAGGTTTTATTAAAATTGATGAATTTGAAACCATTCCAAGTGTTGGAGATAGGCTTGATGCAATAGTTGCAAGAATTGGGGGAGAATTGGGGTTGATTCTTAGTGTTGAAAAGCTTGATTCTCTAAATTTTCAAGACAAAGTTGATGAGTATATTGCGAGTAGGAAAGTACTTAAGGGTAAGGTTTTGTTTGAACTTCCAAGTGGATATAAGATTCAAATTAATGGTAATATTACTGGATTTATGCCATCTTATTTGAGTTCTAAGTCTAGAGACGAAAAATTAAAAAGGGGTTCAATTGTTGAATTTTATGTTATTGAGGCAAATAAAACAGATGGACTTAAACTTATTTTTGATAGACGAACTTTAGAAAAAGATCGAGAGATTTTGAGGCGAAGAGAGCTTGTTGGTGCTTATAATGAGGGAGATATAGTTGATGGAGTTGTCGAGAGACTTACAGATTATGGTGCTATTATAAAGGTTAGGGATTTTGTTTTAGGAGTATTACATAAGAGGAATATTGCATTTAATCGTGTTGAAAATATTGAAAACTTTATCAATGTTGGTGATAAGTTGAGATTGCAAATCATCAGACTAAATACTACTACAGGAAAGATGGAGTTATCTCTTAAGGCTTTAAAGGCAAATCCATGGGATTTTGTTGAATCTAAGTATGAGGTTGGAAGTATTGTTAAGGGAAAAGTTATTAAGATATTGCCCTTTGGCGCTGTAGTTGAACTTGATAGTGAGATATCAGGATTTCTTCATATAAGTAATTTTTCTTGGGTTAAAGTAATAAAGAGTGCTCAGGAAGTAGTTAAGATCGGACAAATTATAGAAGTTAAGATTTTAGAGATAGACAGGGAAAGTCAAAAAATATCTTTGGGGATTAAGCAAGTTAATGGGAATCCTTGGGATACTTTGTCTGAGAGATTTTCTGTTGGAAAGGTTGTTCAGGGTGTTGTTAAGAATATTACAAAGACAGGTGCTTTTGTTAATATTGAAGAGGGAGTAGATGCATACATTAGTAAATTTGATATTTCTTGGGTTGAGGATATCGATTCCGAGGATTACTTTAACTTGGGTAGCTCGATTAGTGGAAAAGTTATTGAATTTGATGCAAAGAGGCAGAACATTAGATTGGGGATTAAACAGTTAGAGGAGAATCCTTGGGATGATTTTTCTAAGAGTTATAAAAAAGGTGATTCTCTTGAAGTTGAAGTTATTGAGAAGAAATCAAAGGGAGTTCAGGTAAGAGTTTATAATAAAATAATGGGATTTATTAGTAAAATTCAACTTGGAGATACTAAAGAGTCCAGTTTGGATACTTTTGAAAATTTGAATGTTGGAGATAAGCTTAAAGTTATAATAACGAGTATTGATTTCAAGAATAAGTTGGTTTTACTCTCTTATAGGGAATATAAGAGTC
- a CDS encoding pseudouridine synthase produces MNSRGLRVHVFLAGKGIGSRRFCEELIRKNLVKINGKVAKLGDRVILGDSVKYKRHIFVFKESGLKNKVYIALNKPKNYLCANFDPSGRKLAISLVQPLFSERLFSIGRLDFKSSGLLLFTNDGQFANSIVHPRGEVEKEYIVEAKRDIDENLLINFKRGIKIDKEIFKLKSYTILSNNSVRLVLTEGKNREIRKVFLSRNIFLNKVHRIRIGNIKLDNLKEGHIGVVPLSRVNKLKLKLLRGAK; encoded by the coding sequence ATGAACAGCAGAGGGCTTAGAGTTCATGTTTTTTTGGCAGGCAAAGGTATAGGTTCTAGGAGATTTTGTGAGGAGCTGATAAGAAAAAATCTTGTAAAAATAAACGGTAAGGTTGCAAAGCTCGGAGATAGGGTAATTTTAGGGGATAGTGTCAAGTATAAGAGACATATATTTGTTTTTAAAGAGTCTGGGCTTAAAAACAAGGTTTATATAGCTCTTAATAAACCTAAAAATTATTTGTGTGCTAATTTTGATCCAAGTGGAAGAAAATTAGCAATATCTTTAGTGCAACCTTTATTTAGCGAACGTCTATTCTCAATTGGTAGACTTGATTTTAAAAGTTCAGGTTTGTTGCTTTTTACTAATGATGGGCAATTTGCAAATAGTATTGTTCATCCTAGGGGTGAGGTTGAAAAAGAATATATTGTTGAGGCGAAGCGGGATATTGATGAAAATTTGCTTATTAATTTTAAACGGGGAATCAAAATAGATAAAGAAATTTTTAAGTTGAAATCTTATACTATTCTTAGCAATAATTCTGTTAGGTTGGTTTTAACGGAGGGTAAGAACAGAGAGATTCGAAAAGTCTTTTTAAGTAGAAATATTTTTTTAAATAAGGTTCACAGAATTAGAATAGGTAATATCAAATTGGATAATTTAAAAGAAGGGCATATTGGAGTTGTTCCTTTATCTAGGGTTAATAAATTAAAGTTGAAGCTTTTAAGAGGTGCTAAATGA
- the hisS gene encoding histidine--tRNA ligase: MNVRTLRGFKDYLPKEALIRTHIIRQIYSVLNSYNFDLIDTPVLEYSEFLLRKGGDEAEKQTYRFKDNGERDVSMRFDLTVPFARFVATNRTKLKFPFKRSQIGKVFRGEKTQKGRYREFMQFDFDIVGEDNYRSDAEILSVVYFGLEEIFLNFIEGINRRFVIQFSHIGILNSYIDKLELNDKAVFILRNIDKLDKIGIDSAREALLVELNEEHVNLILEFIGLKGTFWDKLEALKGILGQNNAIKRIEDVFAHLSLLGIQDAFNFNLKIVRGLDYYTGIVFEAEMLGINMGSVCSGGRYDNLLSSFSSSLRKVSGVGGSFGINRIGDVIELEKFSYIKLFVVKASSRVLIVNIDSSLQDYYYKLADKFRRHDYSKLNNIACEVYPKNKDGKNIKDQIEYAFNKEIRFLVFVGQEEYRKNKIKVRDLTRKEELLVSFNEAIKVIKGNDKFLCTPF; this comes from the coding sequence GTGAATGTTAGGACTTTAAGAGGGTTTAAGGATTATTTGCCAAAGGAAGCGTTAATTCGTACGCATATTATAAGACAAATATATAGTGTTCTTAATTCGTATAATTTTGATTTAATAGATACCCCTGTACTTGAGTATTCTGAGTTTCTTTTAAGGAAGGGTGGTGATGAGGCAGAAAAGCAAACTTATCGATTTAAAGATAACGGTGAGAGAGATGTTTCTATGCGTTTTGATTTGACGGTTCCTTTTGCAAGATTTGTAGCCACTAATAGAACGAAGCTTAAATTTCCTTTCAAGCGGTCTCAAATAGGAAAGGTATTCAGAGGTGAGAAAACTCAGAAGGGCAGATATAGAGAATTTATGCAATTTGATTTTGATATAGTTGGTGAGGATAATTATCGGAGTGATGCTGAAATTTTATCTGTTGTTTATTTTGGACTTGAAGAGATTTTTTTAAATTTCATAGAAGGAATTAATAGAAGGTTTGTTATCCAGTTCTCTCATATTGGGATATTGAATTCTTATATTGATAAGTTGGAATTAAATGATAAGGCTGTCTTTATTTTAAGAAATATAGATAAATTGGACAAGATAGGAATTGACAGTGCAAGAGAGGCTTTACTTGTAGAGCTAAACGAAGAGCATGTCAATTTAATATTAGAGTTTATAGGCTTAAAGGGCACTTTTTGGGATAAGTTAGAAGCTTTAAAAGGCATTCTGGGCCAAAATAATGCTATTAAGAGAATTGAAGATGTTTTTGCGCATCTGAGTTTATTAGGGATTCAAGATGCTTTTAATTTTAATCTTAAAATAGTTCGAGGACTTGATTATTACACTGGAATTGTATTTGAAGCTGAAATGTTGGGTATTAATATGGGAAGCGTTTGCAGTGGTGGAAGATATGATAATTTGCTTTCATCATTTTCGAGTTCCTTGCGAAAGGTTTCAGGAGTTGGAGGTTCTTTTGGTATTAATAGGATTGGAGATGTAATTGAGCTTGAAAAATTTAGCTATATCAAGTTATTTGTTGTTAAGGCCAGTTCTAGAGTATTAATTGTTAATATAGACAGTAGTTTGCAAGATTATTATTATAAACTTGCGGATAAGTTTAGAAGACATGATTATTCCAAGCTGAATAATATTGCTTGTGAAGTATATCCTAAAAATAAGGATGGCAAAAATATCAAGGATCAAATAGAATATGCTTTTAATAAGGAAATAAGGTTCTTGGTTTTTGTTGGTCAAGAGGAATATAGAAAAAATAAGATAAAGGTTAGAGATTTAACTAGAAAGGAAGAGTTACTAGTATCTTTTAATGAGGCTATAAAAGTTATTAAGGGGAATGATAAATTTTTATGTACACCTTTTTAA
- the recA gene encoding recombinase RecA has protein sequence MSKLKGKIEVSVDDKLNKEKAIELARIQIEKDFGKGSLIKMGEFPVGKGIESISSGSILLDEALGVGGYPKGRIVEIFGPESSGKTTLTLQAIAEVQKCGGIAAFIDAEHALDPAYAKALGVNIAELWLSQPDTGEQALEIAEYLIRSGGVDLIVVDSVAALTPQAEIDGEMGDFQIGLQARLMSKALRKITGILSKSNTCIMFINQIRMKIGVIFGSPETTTGGNALKFYSSLRLEVRKIDQVTGSSADDIIGNKVRVKVVKNKVAPPFRKVELVIYFGKGISREASILDASVKYNLIQKTGSWYSMGDDKLGQGREGVINYLIKEQNLTDDLESKLRGIIFEGLSTDSLEVGKLNVKQNKE, from the coding sequence ATGTCGAAATTAAAAGGTAAAATAGAGGTTTCTGTAGATGATAAATTAAATAAAGAGAAGGCCATTGAGCTTGCTAGGATTCAAATAGAGAAAGATTTTGGAAAGGGGAGTCTTATTAAGATGGGCGAATTTCCTGTGGGTAAGGGTATAGAAAGCATATCAAGTGGTTCTATTTTGCTTGATGAGGCACTTGGTGTTGGGGGATATCCGAAGGGGAGAATAGTAGAGATCTTTGGCCCTGAATCTTCTGGTAAGACTACTTTAACTCTTCAAGCGATTGCTGAGGTTCAAAAATGTGGTGGTATAGCAGCTTTTATTGATGCTGAACATGCTCTTGATCCTGCTTATGCAAAGGCTTTGGGTGTAAATATTGCTGAACTTTGGCTTAGTCAGCCCGATACAGGTGAGCAAGCACTTGAGATTGCTGAATATTTAATTAGAAGTGGTGGAGTTGATTTGATTGTTGTCGATTCTGTTGCAGCTTTAACACCACAGGCGGAAATTGATGGAGAAATGGGAGATTTTCAGATTGGATTACAGGCAAGATTAATGAGTAAGGCTTTAAGGAAGATCACAGGGATACTCTCAAAGTCTAATACTTGTATTATGTTTATCAATCAGATAAGAATGAAAATAGGCGTTATATTTGGCAGTCCAGAGACTACTACTGGAGGGAATGCTTTAAAATTTTATTCTTCTCTTCGTCTTGAGGTTAGGAAAATTGATCAGGTAACGGGAAGTTCTGCTGATGATATTATTGGTAATAAGGTCAGAGTTAAGGTTGTAAAGAATAAAGTAGCCCCTCCTTTTCGTAAAGTAGAGCTTGTGATTTATTTTGGGAAAGGTATTTCTCGTGAGGCTAGTATATTGGATGCTTCAGTTAAGTATAATTTGATACAGAAAACAGGTTCTTGGTATTCTATGGGAGATGATAAATTGGGACAGGGTAGAGAGGGTGTTATTAATTATCTCATTAAAGAGCAGAATCTTACTGATGATCTTGAAAGTAAGCTTAGAGGGATAATTTTTGAAGGTTTAAGTACGGATTCTCTTGAAGTTGGCAAACTTAATGTTAAGCAAAATAAAGAATAA
- the greA gene encoding transcription elongation factor GreA translates to MSNITIEKLDNILQEDKWTRIVVNNYSLAKVRELDELIDNIISENLTEEALDICGKHLKDIKKSIAGLYISGMLIYSRRPLNDMSLLTVVDLFSQNLKWSLVEHICHKMLRTSENKHALYTLAKIYTQNNESDKLPDIWVRIVEADVDDTTVVRQLATHYENIDLQKSIYFFRKAIYRFIDKKQMSGIREVWSKLIRYVSDDFDSFLLILQKVEKELGFKKAIVLYEDLYEHYSVSENTDGTIEILKGILKLDNKNQKARENLVIFLREKYKGIKNIEEYLEKSDIENLDKNFVDAYSDFEKYLFFAKGNFVYHQTWSVGIVKDVSDQGILVDFISKRGHFISFDMAISALAPLEREDIRVLKAIKPKEELIENLKKDIEWALRVIIKSYKSIDLKGIKKELVPSLMTQSVWNAWSIKAKQILKDNPHFVMASGKADCYIYNERASNFNEKVYDKFKVEKDFYKRYEIFMNYCNVSGVAKELHVEEEMLNYFLIYVNNFTKVDHHVISSYVILKSLKNSESELALKVNIEKDINLEVLLREYSKSIVDLFNSILNAEIKKELISLVKEELIDWVSYYKQLFPYSVNKKLIDSLYKEDVKETEQLFNYVIKNYKIYKDAYIWILKHHNSYSLSLNYSDSELLVNLIKILTESVVKINNKNNSVANKRIYKMVINLLVKDQYLSMVLGEVMDEELAKRVYMTCFYIKDFPPKDLLDIKTVIRTVFSNIEFEDEKMQVSGDKVEVGFLTILSSFNRKQKELQHLKDVEIPENSKEIGKARELGDLKENAEYHSAKERQQFLTKRLNSLMSEIDVAKVIDTKELQSSVVGFGTKVTILNEDTDKEESYLIFGPWESNPDEGVISYKSPFGENLLDSKEGDHLDFVINNTRFRYCVKKIEPYQK, encoded by the coding sequence ATGTCTAATATTACTATAGAAAAATTAGATAATATTTTGCAAGAAGATAAGTGGACACGGATAGTTGTTAATAACTATTCTCTTGCTAAGGTAAGGGAATTGGATGAATTAATAGATAACATAATTTCTGAAAATTTAACAGAAGAGGCTTTAGATATTTGTGGTAAGCATTTAAAGGATATCAAGAAAAGTATTGCTGGTCTTTATATTTCAGGTATGCTTATATATAGTAGAAGACCACTTAATGATATGAGCTTGCTGACGGTTGTTGACTTGTTTTCTCAAAATTTGAAGTGGTCACTTGTTGAACATATATGTCACAAGATGTTGAGAACTTCTGAAAATAAGCATGCACTTTATACTCTCGCAAAGATATATACTCAAAATAACGAGAGTGATAAACTGCCAGATATTTGGGTTCGTATTGTTGAGGCTGATGTTGACGATACTACAGTTGTGAGACAGCTTGCAACTCATTATGAGAATATTGATTTACAAAAATCAATATATTTTTTTAGAAAAGCTATTTACCGTTTTATTGATAAAAAACAGATGTCGGGTATTAGAGAGGTGTGGTCTAAGCTGATCAGGTATGTATCTGATGATTTCGATTCTTTTCTTCTTATACTTCAAAAGGTTGAAAAGGAGCTTGGATTTAAAAAGGCCATAGTTCTTTATGAGGATTTATATGAGCATTATTCTGTAAGTGAAAATACTGATGGGACAATAGAAATTTTAAAGGGCATTTTAAAGCTGGATAATAAAAATCAGAAAGCAAGGGAAAATTTAGTTATCTTTTTAAGAGAGAAGTATAAAGGCATTAAAAATATTGAGGAATATCTTGAGAAATCTGATATTGAAAATTTGGATAAAAATTTTGTTGATGCTTATTCTGATTTTGAAAAATATTTATTTTTTGCTAAGGGAAATTTTGTATATCATCAAACTTGGTCTGTTGGAATAGTTAAGGATGTAAGCGATCAAGGCATTTTGGTTGATTTTATTTCTAAGCGGGGACATTTTATTAGTTTTGATATGGCTATATCTGCTCTAGCGCCTCTTGAGAGAGAAGATATTCGAGTTTTGAAGGCAATTAAGCCAAAGGAAGAGCTTATAGAGAACCTTAAAAAAGATATTGAATGGGCCTTAAGAGTGATTATTAAAAGTTATAAATCAATTGATCTTAAGGGCATAAAAAAAGAACTTGTTCCAAGTTTAATGACTCAGAGCGTGTGGAATGCATGGAGCATAAAGGCTAAGCAAATTTTGAAAGATAATCCCCATTTTGTAATGGCATCTGGAAAGGCTGACTGTTATATATATAATGAAAGGGCTTCTAACTTTAATGAAAAGGTTTATGATAAATTTAAAGTAGAGAAGGATTTTTACAAAAGATATGAAATTTTTATGAACTATTGCAATGTTAGTGGTGTTGCTAAGGAATTGCATGTTGAGGAGGAAATGCTTAATTATTTTTTAATTTATGTTAATAATTTTACGAAAGTTGATCATCATGTTATAAGTTCTTATGTGATACTTAAATCTTTAAAGAATTCTGAAAGTGAACTTGCTTTGAAGGTTAATATTGAAAAAGATATTAACTTAGAGGTTTTATTAAGGGAATATTCTAAGAGTATAGTAGATCTTTTTAATTCAATTTTGAATGCAGAAATTAAGAAAGAGTTAATATCTTTAGTTAAGGAAGAACTGATTGATTGGGTTTCCTATTATAAGCAACTTTTTCCGTATTCTGTTAATAAGAAATTGATAGATTCTCTTTACAAGGAAGATGTCAAAGAAACTGAACAGCTTTTTAACTATGTTATAAAAAATTACAAAATTTATAAAGATGCGTATATTTGGATTTTAAAGCATCATAATTCTTATTCTCTTAGTTTGAATTATTCCGATTCAGAGTTGCTGGTAAATTTAATCAAGATTTTAACAGAGAGTGTTGTTAAGATTAACAATAAAAATAATTCTGTTGCTAATAAGAGAATTTATAAGATGGTAATCAATCTTTTAGTTAAGGATCAATATCTTAGCATGGTTTTAGGTGAGGTTATGGATGAGGAGCTTGCTAAGAGAGTGTATATGACTTGTTTTTATATAAAAGATTTTCCACCTAAGGATCTTTTAGACATTAAGACTGTAATAAGAACTGTCTTTAGTAATATTGAATTTGAAGATGAGAAAATGCAAGTATCAGGAGACAAAGTTGAAGTAGGATTTTTGACTATTTTGAGTTCTTTTAATAGGAAGCAGAAGGAACTACAGCACCTAAAGGATGTGGAAATACCAGAGAATTCTAAAGAAATTGGTAAGGCTCGTGAGCTTGGTGATTTAAAGGAGAATGCAGAATATCACTCTGCAAAGGAAAGGCAACAGTTTTTAACAAAGAGATTAAATTCTCTTATGTCAGAGATAGATGTTGCAAAGGTTATTGATACTAAGGAGCTTCAAAGTTCTGTTGTTGGGTTTGGAACAAAAGTTACTATTTTAAATGAAGATACCGATAAGGAAGAGTCTTATTTGATATTTGGACCTTGGGAGTCTAATCCTGATGAGGGTGTTATCTCTTATAAATCGCCTTTTGGAGAAAATTTGCTAGACTCAAAAGAAGGTGATCATCTTGATTTTGTAATAAACAATACTCGTTTCCGATATTGTGTTAAAAAAATAGAACCCTACCAAAAATAG
- a CDS encoding tetratricopeptide repeat protein, producing the protein MSSEKISELIKDIYSNFRKGDFRAALMKSEEAHSLDFDNVEILTALKSSVYWNGQVESLDRIGQDYEKAEFLVREWNNFARRYLKKMSFDFIQGRNAIKYFVFQLCLGIYKNIYKLQPENLDILIKIAKSYKGMGDYERAIGVFLQVLGDVKENSDVIAELADSYALIDEIKEAKVLFREAFFINPQRIDVEALESEMILKLIEAIRGDRNISDTLIKEWIPVYGALNGVFNIKRELRPIELGHLKQSVYSLRNELKEKSYRSINESILLPRLINKYFWLIDHYVRIKEDRVRIDEILSYIKEVDIGIYQQYVN; encoded by the coding sequence GTGTCATCAGAAAAAATCTCAGAATTAATTAAGGATATTTATTCAAACTTTAGAAAAGGTGACTTTAGGGCAGCTTTGATGAAGTCAGAAGAGGCGCATTCCTTGGATTTTGACAATGTTGAGATTTTGACGGCTTTGAAAAGTTCTGTATATTGGAATGGTCAGGTTGAAAGCCTTGATAGGATAGGCCAAGACTATGAGAAAGCGGAATTTCTGGTAAGAGAATGGAATAATTTTGCGAGAAGATATTTAAAAAAAATGAGTTTCGATTTTATTCAGGGTCGTAATGCAATTAAATATTTTGTATTTCAGTTATGCTTAGGCATATATAAAAATATATATAAATTACAGCCAGAAAATTTAGACATTTTAATAAAGATTGCTAAGTCTTACAAGGGAATGGGTGATTATGAGAGGGCTATAGGCGTTTTTTTACAGGTATTAGGAGATGTTAAAGAAAATTCAGATGTAATAGCTGAACTTGCTGATTCTTATGCTCTTATTGATGAGATTAAGGAAGCTAAAGTCTTATTTAGAGAGGCTTTTTTTATTAATCCTCAGAGGATAGATGTAGAGGCTCTGGAGTCTGAGATGATACTTAAGTTAATAGAGGCTATTAGAGGCGATAGAAATATTTCCGATACTCTTATTAAGGAATGGATACCTGTTTATGGGGCACTAAATGGTGTTTTTAACATAAAGCGAGAATTAAGACCTATTGAGCTGGGGCATTTGAAGCAGTCTGTTTATAGTCTACGGAATGAGCTTAAAGAGAAGTCTTATAGGTCAATAAATGAGAGTATATTATTGCCAAGGCTTATTAATAAGTATTTTTGGCTTATTGATCATTATGTGAGGATAAAGGAAGATCGGGTGCGGATTGATGAAATTTTATCTTATATTAAAGAAGTGGATATAGGAATATATCAGCAGTATGTGAATTAA
- a CDS encoding tetratricopeptide repeat protein, whose translation MEYNKIINKSIRYYNSHKYSEVVKLLEKEIFFYKNYYFYHYILGMAYLRMGNLGNAQTYLRKAYTLNPTDPDVKQSIAILLVTQGKEDKAIQIWLKMIEENQEIKRSELSLETIRRTPIQGALFSNKNKLYDKLFPEIKAKIGKSLFDSIKILVGFMSLILAIFLIVNSEELITLPLSSSPKAKKAKNNIAAYIDDIKINDKEKIENDEGQFVFILTETEIKNSFQQIKTHLKAGKDNFATIEINKILNSNASESIKLKAKNLASFISKPDFITFNDYLDLKEIQKTPLIYSNVYVKWEGIVNNIEKKNNIIYFDFYVGYNKSALEGIITTKTTFDIDIDFKDSVEILGQIDYTKNNLVLNAITIRKIEKS comes from the coding sequence ATGGAATATAATAAAATTATTAACAAATCTATCCGATATTACAACTCTCATAAATATTCAGAGGTAGTAAAACTATTAGAAAAAGAAATTTTCTTCTATAAGAATTACTACTTTTATCATTATATTTTAGGAATGGCTTATCTTAGAATGGGAAATTTAGGAAATGCCCAGACATATTTAAGGAAGGCTTATACTTTAAACCCAACAGATCCAGACGTAAAGCAATCAATTGCAATATTATTAGTAACTCAAGGCAAAGAAGATAAGGCTATACAAATATGGCTTAAAATGATAGAAGAAAATCAAGAGATAAAACGCTCAGAGCTATCTTTAGAAACTATTCGTAGAACTCCAATTCAGGGAGCACTATTTTCTAATAAAAATAAACTATATGACAAACTATTCCCAGAAATCAAAGCAAAAATAGGAAAAAGTCTATTCGACTCAATAAAAATATTAGTAGGATTTATGTCCCTAATATTAGCAATATTCTTAATTGTAAACTCCGAAGAATTAATTACATTACCTTTAAGCTCTAGCCCAAAAGCCAAAAAAGCCAAAAACAACATTGCTGCATATATTGATGACATCAAAATCAATGACAAAGAAAAGATTGAAAACGATGAAGGGCAATTTGTGTTTATACTAACTGAAACTGAAATCAAAAATTCATTTCAACAAATAAAAACTCACTTAAAGGCAGGTAAAGACAATTTTGCAACAATCGAAATAAATAAGATATTAAACTCAAATGCATCAGAATCAATTAAACTCAAAGCCAAGAACCTTGCAAGTTTTATCTCAAAACCAGATTTTATTACATTTAACGATTACTTGGATTTAAAAGAAATTCAAAAAACTCCTCTAATTTACTCAAATGTATATGTCAAATGGGAAGGCATTGTAAACAATATTGAGAAAAAAAATAACATAATTTATTTTGATTTTTATGTAGGATATAATAAAAGCGCCCTTGAAGGTATAATCACAACAAAAACAACTTTTGATATTGATATTGACTTTAAAGATTCTGTTGAAATACTTGGACAAATAGATTATACCAAAAATAATCTTGTGCTAAACGCAATCACAATCCGCAAAATAGAAAAGAGTTGA
- the cmk gene encoding (d)CMP kinase — protein MIIAIDGPSASGKSTIAEELGMRLNFKFISSGYLYRVITLIAQKFTLNEYDLLSESKVLELISQNDIKFNGVHFLLNGENIVTHILNEKIDLQVSLYSSYGGIRHIVNKKLKEIVKLGNDNYIIEGRDITTVVFPEAEFKVYLDASVKVRALRRYKQRDGDIILEELEQALGRRDEIDKNREYGKLKLAADVFYIDTSYKCLEDVCRIIIETFNLKKML, from the coding sequence ATGATAATTGCAATTGATGGCCCTTCAGCTTCAGGAAAAAGTACTATTGCTGAAGAGCTGGGAATGAGATTGAATTTTAAGTTTATTAGTTCTGGGTATCTTTATAGGGTAATAACTTTAATTGCTCAAAAGTTTACTCTAAATGAATATGATTTGCTTAGCGAGAGCAAAGTTTTGGAACTTATTTCTCAAAATGATATAAAATTTAACGGTGTTCATTTTTTGCTTAATGGTGAAAATATTGTAACTCATATTTTAAATGAAAAAATAGATCTCCAAGTTTCTCTTTATTCTTCTTATGGTGGCATTAGGCATATTGTGAATAAAAAGTTAAAAGAAATAGTTAAATTAGGGAATGATAATTATATAATAGAGGGTAGGGATATTACTACTGTAGTTTTTCCAGAAGCTGAATTTAAAGTATATCTTGATGCTTCTGTTAAAGTGCGTGCTTTAAGGCGATATAAGCAAAGAGATGGAGATATAATTTTGGAGGAGTTAGAGCAAGCACTAGGAAGGCGGGATGAAATTGATAAGAATAGAGAGTATGGTAAATTGAAATTAGCTGCAGATGTTTTTTATATTGATACAAGCTATAAATGCTTGGAAGATGTATGCCGTATTATCATAGAGACTTTTAATTTGAAAAAAATGTTATAG